CCCCAGGAAGAGCAATACGGACTTTCTGCACAAATGCGGCGGTCTGCTATTTCTATTCCAAGCAATATTGCCGAGGGTGCTGCACGAAATTCTGTGAAGGAGTTTAAACAGTTTCTTTACATTTCCTTGGGTTCCGCAGCTGAAATTGAAACGCAATTGGAAATCGCTGAAGGATTGGGATACATTTCAGATGGAAAAACACTCCAAACAAATATTATTGAGATACGAAAAATGTTAATGGGACTGATTTCATTTGTAGCCAAAAAGAAAACTTCCCTAAAGGTGTAAAATTTCTATGCATTATCTTTTCTCTTCCTTGTCACTCGTTACTTGTCACTCGTTACTGAGCTCGTTTGATTGCTTTT
Above is a genomic segment from Candidatus Aminicenantes bacterium containing:
- a CDS encoding four helix bundle protein, with amino-acid sequence MQSHKDLNVWKKSMEFVQNIYRITREFPQEEQYGLSAQMRRSAISIPSNIAEGAARNSVKEFKQFLYISLGSAAEIETQLEIAEGLGYISDGKTLQTNIIEIRKMLMGLISFVAKKKTSLKV